TCCGTAATAAGGGAGATCACCGGGCCCTACTTCACCAATATTAGGTTGGTGCCGGGTTTCTCGTAATTACTGACTGCCAAAGAATATGATAACTTAATAAAGAATTCTTTCGAATAGTGCTATTTATATTGTTCTATAGAGGGTGGGGGCATTCCTCACCCATTTTATTATCTACATACACATTCAAAGCCGCTACTTTCCCTTTGTATCCTGGAAATGAGCTTGTTGCTGAACTCCCCAGGAGCGTCCGCGGGAATTAAAATCATAGTGAAATCGTTTATTACTTAGTTTTTTGGAAGTGTTTTGGTGTGGTTTAAATCAGTTCAATAAAACAGGCTGCCTGGAGAACAGTGTCAATTGAGCATCTTCTCTTCATCCTCTTCCCAATCTTCGTCATCTTCATCCTCTTCCCACTCGTCATCGTCGTCAAAAATGTCGTCGTCATCATCCTCTTCCCATTCCTCTTCGTCTTCATCCCACTCGTCATCGTCGTCTTCCCAATCTTCGTCTTTCGAAAGCAGTTCGAGCTCGATGTCCATCTTGGTTCTCCTGTAATGATGATTTACCTGAAACCATACATCCTGACATCGAAAAGTCAAGTAAAATTCAGGTCCTGAATGGCGGCATTAATAACCGCCCTTTGTATAAAAATATTGCAAGTATTACGGCAGGTTAAGAGCGAACTGCATAGGTGCGAATGTAAGATTTCCGAGCCTTTGGCCGCCGGATATCGAAATATTTTATAGGATTGTCAGCTGCTGCATTCTCGAATGAATTCCTCGGCTTTTAACACCATACTTTCGGAGCCGATCAATATAGGGGTTCTCTGGTGAAGTTCTCGGGGCTCAATCTCCAAAATACGGGTGAATCCGTCTGTTGCCCTGCCGCCTGCCTGCTCGACTATGAACGACATGGGATTACATTCATAAAGTAGCCTTAATTTCCCCTGCGGCGCTTCTCTAGTCGCAGGGTAGAGAAATATGCCCCCTCTTATGATGTTTCTGTGAATATCGGCGACCATTGAGCCTATATACCGGGCCGCATAGGGTGATTTTGCATTTTTTCCCATTTCTTTGCAGTATTTTATGTATTTTTTCACGCCTTCGGGGAAGCTGTAAAAATATCCCGTGTTTACAGAGTACGTTTTAGCGTCTTGAGGAATCTTCATCTCACTGTGAGACAAACAGAATTCGCCGATCGAGGGGTCGAGTGTAAAACCGTTGACACCGTGTCCGGTGGTATAAACGAGCATTGCCGAGGAACCGTATATGACGTAGCCAGCCCCAGCCTGTTCTGCGCCTTTTTGGAGAAAATCCTCATAGGTGCAGGGCCCCGGCGCGGGAGAGACCCGCCTGTAGATCGAAAAAATAGTCCCTACGGAAACGTTCACATCTATGTTGGACGATCCGTCAAGCGGGTCAATAGCCACTACGTATTTCCCGTTCATTGACGCTTCGTCGTCGAATACCGTAAATTCTTCATTTTCCTCCGATGCCACGCCGCAGCACTGGCCGCCGAGCCTGAGTGACGATATGAACCTTCTGTTTGCCAGTATGTCTAGTTTCTGTACCTCCTCTCCCTGCACGTTTGTCACCCCTGTAGTTCCCAGTATGTCCATAAGCCCGGCTTTATTAACATCCCTGTTTACGATCTTGGCAGCCACGGCTATGTTGCGCAGGAGTCTGGATAACTCCCCTGTAGCGTAGGGGAAATCTTTTTGCCTTCTTATGATGAATTCATCTAAAGTTTGAACTTCTATCATGACCCTTTATATTACCAAAATTCTGGGATTTAGGAAGATATAGGCCCGGTGAGGCCCAGCCTTCAAATAGATAATTTACCGTTTCAGGGCTTTTTATATTGATCCGTTTTACGTGCGGCGTCTTCTTTTCTGTCGAAGATATCTTTTACTTTATCCGAATCCTTGATTTTCATTGCGGCCTTCAACCCCTCTTTGCGGATGAGCTCTTTTGCGCTTTCAAAACTCTCCTTGAAATCTTCGGGCAGCGCGTGCCTCGCTACGAGGGAAGCCTCGTTCAGATATGGAACCATTACCGATTTTCTGAAAACAGCGTCATTTTTCGAATAAAAGAGCGTAAGGGAGGATAAGAGTAAAAATGCCGCAGCCACTCCGAATAGCGCCCCCAGTACCCCCCCGCATAATCTGTTAAGCCAGCCTAGCTTCAGTGTCCCTATTATTTTCGTGGTCAGCCATCCCAAAAGCTGAATTATTACATA
This is a stretch of genomic DNA from Deltaproteobacteria bacterium. It encodes these proteins:
- the fbp gene encoding class 1 fructose-bisphosphatase; translated protein: MIEVQTLDEFIIRRQKDFPYATGELSRLLRNIAVAAKIVNRDVNKAGLMDILGTTGVTNVQGEEVQKLDILANRRFISSLRLGGQCCGVASEENEEFTVFDDEASMNGKYVVAIDPLDGSSNIDVNVSVGTIFSIYRRVSPAPGPCTYEDFLQKGAEQAGAGYVIYGSSAMLVYTTGHGVNGFTLDPSIGEFCLSHSEMKIPQDAKTYSVNTGYFYSFPEGVKKYIKYCKEMGKNAKSPYAARYIGSMVADIHRNIIRGGIFLYPATREAPQGKLRLLYECNPMSFIVEQAGGRATDGFTRILEIEPRELHQRTPILIGSESMVLKAEEFIRECSS
- a CDS encoding CvpA family protein, giving the protein MNWLDITILIIIFLFTLLGISRGLVSQVFSLVALAGGIIMGFIFYDVLGAFFIEESLVENKSIANVGGFIILAFITYVIIQLLGWLTTKIIGTLKLGWLNRLCGGVLGALFGVAAAFLLLSSLTLFYSKNDAVFRKSVMVPYLNEASLVARHALPEDFKESFESAKELIRKEGLKAAMKIKDSDKVKDIFDRKEDAARKTDQYKKP